One window from the genome of Rufibacter tibetensis encodes:
- a CDS encoding DNA-3-methyladenine glycosylase family protein encodes MSASHAVIFVQDPVLQTLVLNSAPIELASTPRPIYEALFSSVISQQLSVKAAATIKARFLALFLENYPEPSLVLSLPVEVMRAAGLSRQKISYLQNIAHHKEAGNLEDSDLVHLPDEELISRLVQIKGIGRWTAEMILMFALHRPDVMPVDDLGIYNAMKRLYQFEETGKVAKAKMLQLSESWRPNRTLACRYLWRSLDNAPEVSSAS; translated from the coding sequence ATGAGTGCATCACATGCCGTAATATTCGTGCAGGACCCGGTTCTGCAGACCTTGGTTCTAAACTCAGCTCCTATTGAGCTGGCTTCTACTCCAAGGCCCATCTACGAGGCCTTGTTCAGCTCGGTCATTTCCCAGCAATTATCGGTAAAAGCGGCGGCCACCATTAAAGCCCGGTTTCTGGCCCTTTTCCTAGAAAACTACCCAGAACCTAGTTTGGTGCTTTCCCTTCCGGTTGAGGTGATGCGGGCCGCGGGATTATCAAGGCAGAAGATCAGCTACCTCCAGAATATCGCTCATCACAAGGAAGCAGGAAACCTGGAAGACTCAGATCTGGTGCACTTACCAGATGAGGAGTTAATATCCAGGTTAGTCCAGATAAAGGGAATTGGCCGCTGGACTGCTGAAATGATCCTGATGTTCGCGCTTCATCGGCCCGATGTCATGCCCGTGGATGACTTGGGTATCTACAACGCTATGAAACGCCTGTACCAGTTTGAAGAGACCGGGAAAGTCGCTAAAGCGAAGATGCTGCAGCTCTCAGAAAGCTGGCGACCCAACCGTACCCTCGCCTGCCGGTATCTGTGGCGGTCCTTAGACAATGCACCGGAAGTTAGCTCTGCGTCTTAA
- a CDS encoding hydroxymethylglutaryl-CoA lyase — translation MKIIECPRDAMQGLQAFVPTEEKVKYLQTLLEIGFDSLDFGSFVSPKAIPQMRDTAEVLAQLDTSVSQTKLLAIVANVRGAQQAVEHAPIQYIGFPLSLSEEFQKRNTNKSISEALVEVAQMQDLCGQHHKELVLYLSMGFGNPYGEPWEPELAGEMTQKLDEMGIKIISLSDTIGVSNPGTIKSLFSTLIPAFPHIEFGAHLHTSPSTWREKVEAAYESGCRRMDGALLGYGGCPMAKDDLVGNMPTEKMISYLQEKGVPLNLNQEALSRSLNQASHVFHSL, via the coding sequence ATGAAAATAATTGAGTGCCCCCGAGATGCCATGCAAGGCTTGCAAGCGTTCGTACCTACGGAAGAAAAGGTCAAGTACCTGCAGACCCTGCTAGAGATAGGGTTTGATTCTCTGGACTTCGGGTCTTTCGTTTCGCCCAAGGCAATTCCGCAGATGCGTGATACGGCTGAGGTGCTGGCGCAATTAGATACCTCCGTTTCCCAAACGAAGCTGCTGGCCATTGTGGCCAACGTTAGGGGTGCACAGCAGGCCGTAGAACATGCGCCTATTCAATACATTGGTTTCCCGCTGTCTTTGTCTGAGGAGTTCCAGAAGCGGAATACGAACAAAAGCATTTCTGAAGCTTTAGTAGAAGTAGCCCAGATGCAGGACCTTTGCGGGCAGCATCACAAAGAACTGGTGCTGTACCTTTCCATGGGTTTTGGCAACCCTTATGGGGAGCCATGGGAGCCGGAGCTGGCAGGGGAGATGACCCAAAAATTGGATGAGATGGGCATTAAGATCATCTCTCTGTCAGACACAATCGGGGTTTCTAATCCGGGTACCATTAAATCCTTGTTCTCCACTTTGATTCCAGCCTTTCCGCACATTGAATTCGGGGCGCATTTGCATACCAGCCCGAGTACCTGGCGGGAGAAAGTGGAGGCCGCCTATGAAAGTGGCTGCCGCCGTATGGATGGGGCGTTACTGGGCTACGGTGGTTGTCCCATGGCCAAAGATGACTTAGTAGGCAACATGCCCACCGAGAAAATGATCTCCTACTTACAGGAGAAAGGAGTACCTTTGAATTTAAACCAAGAGGCGCTTTCCAGGTCCCTGAATCAGGCGTCGCACGTTTTCCATTCGCTTTAA
- a CDS encoding (Fe-S)-binding protein, with protein MPQPVVDIFIPCFVDQLFPQTAWNMVKLLEALGCKVRYNTNQTCCGQPAYNAGFQKECRQVADKFLEDFSSEDSDYIVAPSASCVGMIRNAYSNIFVTSSNFVRYRAMERKVLELTEFLTEVLQVKEIPGARLDARVTYHDSCSALRECGIKEGPRRLLEMVQGLELTEMRETETCCGFGGTFAAKFESISVAMAEQKVENALSTGAEYIVSTDTSCLMHLEAYNKKQNKPIKVMHIADVLTSGW; from the coding sequence ATGCCACAGCCGGTAGTAGATATTTTTATTCCTTGTTTTGTAGACCAACTGTTCCCGCAAACGGCCTGGAACATGGTGAAACTGTTAGAGGCCCTGGGCTGCAAGGTGCGGTACAACACCAATCAAACATGTTGCGGGCAGCCTGCCTACAATGCTGGTTTCCAGAAGGAGTGTCGCCAGGTAGCCGATAAGTTTCTGGAGGATTTCTCCTCTGAAGATAGTGATTACATTGTGGCACCTTCGGCGTCTTGCGTGGGCATGATCCGGAACGCCTACTCCAATATTTTCGTGACTTCTTCTAATTTTGTGCGTTACCGTGCCATGGAGCGTAAGGTGCTGGAGTTAACAGAGTTCCTGACAGAAGTCCTGCAGGTGAAAGAGATACCAGGTGCCCGCCTGGATGCAAGAGTTACCTACCATGATTCCTGCAGCGCCCTTCGTGAGTGCGGAATTAAGGAAGGACCCCGCAGATTATTAGAAATGGTGCAAGGCCTGGAGCTCACTGAAATGCGCGAAACCGAAACTTGCTGCGGTTTTGGAGGCACCTTTGCCGCTAAATTTGAGTCCATCTCAGTGGCCATGGCCGAGCAGAAAGTGGAGAACGCCCTCAGCACCGGAGCTGAGTACATCGTCTCCACGGATACCAGCTGCCTCATGCACCTGGAGGCGTATAACAAAAAGCAGAACAAACCCATTAAGGTAATGCACATTGCTGATGTATTGACCAGCGGCTGGTAA
- a CDS encoding alpha/beta hydrolase, which produces MNLTVVAQTATTSGEAIELATEKGAIKGTLLTPAPGKQVPVVLIISGSGPTDRDGNNPAMKNNSLKMVAQALQAQGIASVRFDKRGIAESKDAAGSEFDMRFDHFVQDAAAWVQKLKNDKRFNKVVVLGHSEGSLIGMIAARQGQADGFISVAGVGQTADKVIREQLQAQPPMVKDAALPILDQLAQGKAVTEVNPMLAALFRPSIQPYLISWFKYDPQAELRKLTVPVLLVQGTQDLQVSRNEVQLLAAASPKSKMVEVENMNHVLKETTADRNANFSTYSNPTLPLAAPLMPPVVAFVKTLK; this is translated from the coding sequence ATGAACCTTACGGTGGTTGCGCAAACAGCTACAACTTCAGGGGAAGCCATTGAACTGGCAACTGAGAAAGGTGCCATAAAAGGCACGCTGTTGACTCCTGCTCCGGGGAAGCAAGTCCCGGTGGTGCTAATCATCTCTGGCTCCGGTCCTACTGACCGCGATGGGAACAACCCGGCCATGAAGAACAACAGCCTGAAAATGGTGGCCCAGGCGCTGCAAGCCCAGGGCATTGCCTCCGTAAGGTTTGACAAGCGCGGCATTGCCGAAAGCAAAGACGCGGCGGGCTCTGAATTTGACATGAGGTTCGACCATTTTGTGCAGGATGCCGCAGCTTGGGTTCAGAAGCTGAAGAATGACAAACGGTTCAACAAGGTGGTGGTGTTGGGCCACAGCGAAGGTTCACTGATTGGCATGATAGCCGCACGCCAAGGCCAAGCCGATGGTTTCATTTCCGTAGCCGGGGTTGGGCAAACCGCAGACAAGGTCATCAGGGAGCAACTGCAGGCGCAGCCCCCAATGGTGAAAGATGCCGCTTTACCCATTCTGGACCAGCTGGCGCAAGGCAAAGCAGTGACGGAAGTGAACCCGATGTTGGCAGCCCTGTTCAGACCAAGCATTCAGCCGTATCTTATCTCCTGGTTTAAGTATGACCCGCAGGCGGAATTACGGAAGTTAACCGTACCAGTCCTGCTGGTACAAGGCACCCAAGACTTACAGGTAAGCAGAAACGAAGTTCAGTTGCTGGCCGCAGCCTCACCAAAAAGCAAAATGGTAGAAGTGGAGAACATGAACCATGTACTCAAAGAAACCACCGCTGATCGTAACGCCAACTTCAGCACTTACTCCAATCCTACCCTCCCGCTGGCCGCTCCACTGATGCCACCAGTGGTAGCTTTTGTAAAAACCTTAAAATAA
- the dapA gene encoding 4-hydroxy-tetrahydrodipicolinate synthase gives MQALRGTGVALVTPFKADLSVDIDAFGRLIDFNLGNGVDYLVVNGTTGESVTTSPEEKAQLLAFAKERIAGRKPLVYGLGSNDTNYVLEQIKTLNFTGVAAILSVCPYYNKPSQQGVFLHYTAIADASPVPVILYNVPGRTGINMTAATTLRLAQHPNIIGTKDASANMEQYMIILEERPEGFLVISGDDMHTVPLISVGGDGIISVLANAFPNRFSRMTRLALEGNFAAAGALQRSFGKINPLMYEEANPVGVKLALQQAGICDPYVRLPLAPASDSLVQKVQEAAAPLLK, from the coding sequence ATGCAAGCATTAAGAGGAACAGGTGTGGCCTTGGTAACTCCTTTCAAAGCCGATCTTTCCGTTGACATAGACGCTTTTGGCCGGTTGATTGATTTCAATCTGGGCAATGGCGTAGACTATTTAGTCGTGAATGGCACCACTGGTGAGTCGGTGACTACCTCCCCGGAAGAAAAAGCCCAGTTGCTGGCTTTCGCGAAGGAACGCATTGCAGGGCGCAAACCCCTGGTCTATGGTTTAGGCAGCAATGACACAAATTATGTGCTGGAGCAGATCAAAACCCTTAATTTCACCGGCGTTGCCGCTATTCTTTCTGTTTGCCCCTACTACAACAAACCCTCTCAACAAGGGGTTTTCCTGCATTACACCGCGATTGCTGATGCCTCTCCGGTACCAGTGATTCTGTACAACGTTCCCGGCCGAACCGGCATTAACATGACGGCCGCCACTACGCTGCGGCTCGCCCAGCACCCCAACATCATAGGGACGAAAGATGCCAGCGCGAACATGGAACAATACATGATCATCCTGGAAGAAAGACCAGAAGGGTTCCTGGTGATCAGCGGCGATGACATGCACACCGTTCCGTTAATTTCGGTAGGTGGAGACGGCATCATCTCCGTATTAGCCAACGCGTTTCCTAACCGCTTCAGCCGCATGACGCGCCTTGCGCTGGAAGGAAACTTTGCTGCAGCAGGTGCCTTGCAACGCTCCTTCGGGAAAATCAACCCACTCATGTACGAAGAGGCAAACCCGGTTGGTGTGAAACTAGCCCTGCAACAAGCCGGCATCTGCGATCCTTACGTGCGCCTGCCCTTGGCTCCGGCCTCTGACAGTCTGGTACAAAAGGTGCAGGAAGCCGCCGCTCCTCTATTAAAGTAA